A part of Palaemon carinicauda isolate YSFRI2023 chromosome 8, ASM3689809v2, whole genome shotgun sequence genomic DNA contains:
- the LOC137645158 gene encoding uncharacterized protein gives MRMTDSYKNVGFNGTHKGEHKHPAETALVRARKAVAEIKEGAVQSISNSVRNIILESVISLDENTHAQLPSIPVLSRTLHKHRKIIARIPTLPSTRHGFEIPESFRNLSDGENFLQFDSGSQDTNRILIFATDSGLSDLAKFPIWSCDGTFKSAPNQWTQLFCVHVQIGEGSFPQLNALLPDKTKTTYERLFSQLKILQPLLNPSELMVDFEIAIQRAFTSIFPNCSIVGCLFNLGQSLYWKITDLGLREKYNTESDFFLKVRCFSALAFIPVAGVEEAYEELTDDDEIPGEFISYFDVN, from the exons ATGAGGATGACTGATTCATATAAAAATGTGGGATTCAATGGAACTCATAAAG GCGAGCACAAACATCCAGCAGAAACAGCGTTGGTAAGAGCAAGAAAGGCTGTAGCTGAAATAAAGGAAGGGGCAGTTCAAAGCATTTCAAACAGTGTGCGTAATATTATATTAGAGAGTGTAATTAGTCTTGATGAAAACACCCATGCTCAGCTTCCTTCTATCCCAGTGCTTTCAAGAACACTCCATAAGCACAGGAAAATTATCGCCAGGATTCCTACTCTTCCAAGTACCAGACATGGATTTGAAATACCGGAAAGCTTTAGAAATCTTAGTGATGGAGAAAATTTTTTACAATTTGACTCTGGATCACAAGATACAAACAGGATTTTAATATTTGCAACTGACAGTGGACTAAGTGATCTTGCAAAATTTCCTATATGGTCATGTGACGGAACTTTTAAGAGTGCGCCTAATCAGTGGACGCAGCTATTCTGTGTACATGTGCAAATTGGAGAAGGCAGTTTTCCACAACTAAATGCTTTGTTACCCGATAAAACAAAGACAACATATGAGCGATTATTTTCACAGTTAAAAATTCTGCAACCTTTGCTTAATCCAAGTGAACTGATGGTAGACTTTGAAATAGCCATTCAGAGAGCATTCACTTCTATTTTTCCAAATTGCTCAATAGTAGGATGTTTGTTCAATTTGGGACAATCATTATACTGGAAAATTACTGATTTAGGATTACGAGAAAAATACAACACTGAATCTGATTTTTTCTTAAAAGTAAGGTGCTTTTCTGCATTAGCTTTTATTCCAGTAGCTGGTGTTGAGGAAGCATATGAAGagctaacagatgatgatgaaattcctggagaatttattagttactttgatGTCAACTAA